In the Nitrospirales bacterium LBB_01 genome, one interval contains:
- a CDS encoding glycosyltransferase produces the protein MLKASVIVPAFNAEKTIKDCITALTEQSFNKDDYEIIVVDDGSTDKTAEIIQTLPVKYISKPNGGPASARNLGAKEAKGEIILFTDSDCVATPEWLAEMLKPFSDLTVKAVKGVYRTPLKSLTARFAQIEFEERYEMLKKAPSIDMIDTYSAAFRKDVFEHVGGFDESFPVANNEDTELSYKLSSMGLKMVFNPDAIVNHLGHPDSVLRYAKLKFWRGYWRMAVYKRFPGKMVKDTYTPQTLKVQILALFGTLFSLPLIPLFWHTYLDMPAVFVALVSFFGFLAVTLPFMLFSLKRDMLVGLLSPLFIALRAASIGTGVLYYAFKHLP, from the coding sequence ATGTTAAAAGCATCCGTAATAGTGCCGGCCTTTAACGCCGAAAAAACGATAAAAGACTGCATAACGGCTCTCACAGAGCAGAGTTTTAATAAAGACGACTACGAAATAATAGTAGTTGACGACGGCTCAACTGACAAAACTGCTGAAATTATCCAAACACTGCCAGTCAAATACATCAGTAAACCTAACGGGGGCCCAGCATCAGCCAGAAATCTGGGAGCTAAGGAGGCCAAAGGTGAAATCATCCTGTTTACCGACTCCGATTGTGTGGCAACACCAGAGTGGTTAGCTGAAATGTTAAAGCCGTTTTCCGATTTAACGGTGAAAGCCGTAAAAGGAGTCTATCGCACCCCACTAAAGTCTCTTACTGCACGGTTTGCCCAAATTGAATTTGAAGAGCGCTACGAGATGCTTAAAAAAGCTCCCTCAATTGACATGATAGATACCTACTCGGCAGCGTTTCGAAAAGATGTGTTTGAGCATGTTGGGGGATTTGACGAGTCATTTCCTGTAGCCAACAATGAAGACACCGAGCTGTCGTATAAGCTTTCAAGCATGGGACTAAAGATGGTTTTTAATCCTGATGCGATTGTTAATCACCTTGGGCATCCTGATTCGGTTTTGCGATATGCTAAGCTCAAATTTTGGCGTGGGTACTGGAGAATGGCAGTCTATAAAAGATTTCCCGGTAAAATGGTAAAAGACACCTATACGCCGCAAACTCTTAAAGTACAGATACTTGCGCTTTTTGGCACACTGTTTTCACTTCCGCTTATTCCGCTTTTTTGGCACACGTATTTAGATATGCCGGCTGTTTTTGTTGCTTTAGTTTCGTTTTTTGGTTTTCTTGCCGTAACGCTGCCATTTATGCTGTTTTCTTTAAAAAGAGATATGCTCGTAGGGCTGCTGTCACCTTTATTTATCGCCCTCAGAGCAGCATCCATTGGCACAGGCGTTCTGTATTATGCTTTTAAACATTTGCCGTAA
- a CDS encoding radical SAM protein: protein MKKFRITFLNPPYLEKFSRSQRSPAVTKSGTLYFPMWLAAACALADREGFTVDLIDAPAAGTSRQDVVMRLKQFAPALIVVDTSTPSIQNDAEFCKEIKAALPKCFIILVGTHVSAMPEECLNLNDSIDAVAIGEYDNSIVDLANTLMAGVTQFSVTGIAYRHKGKFIFTESRLPLEDLDQLPHVSPMYKRFLNIEHYFNPNALYPMVTITTTRGCPHECVFCVYPQTVMGHKLRMRSVENVLDEMQYIVENFPNARAVFFEDDTFTISKKRCVEISEGIIARGINISWTANARASLDYETMRKMKEAGCRCMCVGFESGSQEMLDSMKKKITIEQSKAFMEDARRAGILIHGCFMVGFPGETQKTMNETLSLAKKLNPDTVQFYPMMIYPGTEAFKWFDERGYISTDDFSKWLTPGGLHNTVIRTESLTSAELVRFCDNARRKFYLRPDYMFYKLRQVLNDPEERKRTVKSARTFLKYLIKGSDISN, encoded by the coding sequence ATGAAAAAATTTAGAATAACTTTTTTAAATCCGCCGTATTTAGAGAAATTCTCACGCTCTCAAAGAAGCCCTGCTGTAACCAAAAGCGGCACCCTGTACTTTCCCATGTGGCTTGCCGCTGCCTGTGCTTTGGCAGACAGGGAGGGCTTTACCGTTGATTTAATAGATGCCCCTGCTGCCGGAACCTCCCGTCAGGATGTTGTCATGAGACTTAAACAATTTGCTCCTGCTCTAATCGTAGTTGACACAAGCACGCCAAGCATACAAAACGACGCTGAGTTTTGTAAGGAGATTAAAGCCGCACTGCCGAAGTGCTTTATAATCCTTGTCGGTACCCATGTCTCGGCGATGCCTGAGGAATGTCTTAACCTCAATGACTCCATTGATGCAGTTGCAATCGGAGAGTATGATAACTCAATTGTTGACCTTGCAAATACGCTTATGGCAGGCGTTACCCAGTTTAGTGTAACCGGCATAGCGTATCGTCATAAGGGGAAATTCATTTTTACAGAGAGCCGCCTGCCGTTGGAGGATCTCGACCAGCTGCCGCACGTAAGCCCGATGTATAAGCGATTTCTAAATATAGAGCACTACTTTAACCCCAATGCGCTCTACCCAATGGTGACAATCACCACAACTCGCGGCTGTCCGCACGAGTGTGTGTTTTGTGTATATCCGCAGACCGTTATGGGACACAAACTCAGGATGCGAAGTGTTGAAAACGTCCTTGATGAGATGCAGTATATTGTTGAGAACTTTCCAAACGCAAGAGCAGTGTTTTTTGAAGACGACACGTTTACAATCAGTAAAAAGCGATGTGTTGAGATTTCAGAGGGTATAATAGCACGTGGAATTAACATCTCATGGACGGCTAATGCGCGTGCCTCATTGGATTACGAAACTATGCGGAAAATGAAAGAGGCCGGGTGCAGATGTATGTGTGTGGGGTTTGAAAGCGGCAGTCAGGAGATGCTTGACAGCATGAAAAAGAAAATAACGATTGAGCAGTCTAAGGCTTTTATGGAAGATGCGCGCAGGGCAGGGATTTTAATTCATGGCTGCTTTATGGTGGGTTTCCCGGGTGAGACCCAAAAAACGATGAACGAGACCCTGTCTCTTGCCAAAAAGTTAAACCCTGACACTGTGCAGTTTTACCCTATGATGATTTATCCCGGCACGGAGGCATTTAAGTGGTTTGACGAAAGGGGCTATATAAGTACCGATGATTTTTCAAAGTGGCTCACTCCGGGCGGGCTTCATAATACAGTAATCAGAACTGAGAGCTTAACATCGGCTGAGCTTGTCCGATTTTGCGATAATGCCAGACGCAAGTTTTATCTGCGCCCTGACTATATGTTTTATAAACTCCGACAGGTACTTAATGACCCAGAGGAAAGAAAACGCACAGTTAAATCAGCCCGCACGTTTTTAAAATATCTGATAAAGGGCTCGGATATCTCAAATTAA
- a CDS encoding DUF362 domain-containing protein produces the protein MFKFDTLKAQTVKELKTGIKETLSTKYRELLPGDKHASILIKPNLNSNMNALTGNTTDLRVIASVIEFLKESGYLDITIGEGTNSGFYRSNISVIERLSYDKLAAHYGVKIKDFNYSYTLDVNFAKGIKAGVAKECIDAELFINMPKLKTHFEAGMSVCLKNLMGCLVGQPNKKKTHASLSENIVNLNLALKPHLHIVDAVVSMEGLGPTRGTPLKTGAVFFGTDPFLIDMLMTKFASFNLKKVGPIQNAVKRNIITQEHFDFVNNYKFDDTYSFKPPEAGPIATFIHHPVRQKYFLAVRNTPFFNYLCQTEIFGKILFATGLRQDVFIKDEMRFDGLSLNETACTNCGKCNDYCPVDIKLPESFSKGGASTPAGCIQCLYCYCVCPEKAINFHGELGFMSEQIRQYDNIIRKL, from the coding sequence ATGTTTAAGTTTGACACTCTTAAAGCGCAGACTGTAAAAGAGCTTAAAACCGGTATTAAGGAAACCCTTAGTACAAAGTACAGAGAGCTATTACCAGGAGATAAACACGCAAGCATACTGATAAAACCAAATCTTAACAGCAACATGAACGCTCTAACCGGTAACACGACAGACCTAAGAGTGATTGCTTCAGTCATTGAGTTTTTGAAAGAGTCTGGGTATTTGGATATAACCATAGGAGAGGGCACTAACAGCGGATTTTACAGAAGTAACATCAGCGTAATAGAGAGGCTCTCTTATGACAAACTTGCTGCTCACTATGGGGTTAAAATTAAAGACTTTAACTACTCTTACACTTTGGACGTTAACTTTGCAAAAGGAATTAAGGCAGGTGTTGCAAAGGAGTGCATAGATGCGGAACTCTTTATCAACATGCCAAAGCTAAAGACGCATTTTGAGGCCGGTATGAGTGTCTGTCTTAAAAACCTGATGGGATGTCTCGTTGGGCAGCCTAACAAAAAGAAAACCCATGCCTCACTTTCTGAAAATATCGTAAATCTGAACCTTGCCCTCAAACCACATCTGCATATCGTAGATGCTGTTGTATCAATGGAGGGATTAGGGCCAACTCGTGGAACACCTCTAAAGACAGGTGCTGTGTTTTTTGGAACCGACCCGTTTTTAATTGATATGCTGATGACGAAATTTGCCTCTTTTAATCTAAAAAAGGTTGGCCCTATTCAGAATGCCGTCAAACGCAATATCATAACTCAGGAGCATTTTGATTTTGTAAATAATTACAAATTTGATGATACGTATTCATTTAAACCCCCTGAGGCCGGGCCCATCGCAACCTTCATTCACCACCCAGTCAGACAAAAGTATTTCCTTGCCGTAAGAAACACGCCCTTTTTCAACTACCTGTGTCAGACGGAGATTTTTGGTAAGATTCTTTTTGCTACAGGGCTTAGACAAGATGTGTTTATAAAGGATGAAATGCGCTTTGATGGTCTATCTCTTAATGAGACGGCTTGCACAAACTGTGGAAAGTGCAATGATTACTGTCCGGTTGATATAAAGCTGCCGGAGAGTTTTTCTAAAGGCGGCGCATCAACACCAGCGGGGTGTATTCAGTGTCTTTACTGCTATTGTGTGTGTCCTGAAAAGGCTATAAATTTTCACGGAGAGCTGGGTTTTATGTCTGAGCAAATCAGACAATATGATAATATTATAAGGAAACTGTAA
- a CDS encoding glycosyltransferase family 9 protein, whose amino-acid sequence MYKIINRRKLIVTQAADIVGRALYTPFKIFNKPQAIAPEAVKSILIIRTAYIGDAIMTIPILKPLKEHFPNAKLTFLTSEGAAQALANNPHLDEILTYNPFWFYNTAKGKYLNFLMEIRKHSFDIVIEARADIREILLLAAPIRAKRKVSYDVGGGGYLLTDVVPYETLKHKVEYHLDIARYLGADVNSVDWAIYPTDVEKERVAKILKDDKITAPFVVLHPGARIPLKRWFTEKYAMLYDKLIDRFNIHPVIAASKDDATLVGEIVSQMTHKVANLTGRLNIREFAWVLKQSQLFICNDSAPLHVASAMKLPTVAIFGPSKSIETGPYGNIHRVVEKTEFQCRFSCDESSCHISQYHACMKSITVDDVVTEVESLLNELNAEQRNV is encoded by the coding sequence ATGTATAAGATAATAAACCGGAGAAAGCTAATTGTCACACAAGCGGCGGATATTGTAGGAAGGGCTCTCTATACTCCGTTTAAGATTTTTAATAAGCCACAGGCAATTGCCCCGGAGGCTGTAAAATCAATACTGATTATCAGAACTGCCTATATCGGTGACGCCATTATGACTATTCCTATTCTTAAACCTCTAAAAGAGCATTTTCCCAATGCCAAACTTACCTTTCTTACGTCTGAGGGAGCCGCTCAGGCACTGGCAAATAACCCGCATCTGGATGAGATTCTAACCTATAACCCGTTCTGGTTTTATAACACTGCAAAGGGTAAGTATCTTAACTTTCTAATGGAAATACGGAAACACTCATTTGATATTGTAATAGAGGCACGGGCTGACATCAGGGAAATCCTGCTGCTTGCTGCTCCCATCAGAGCCAAACGCAAGGTTAGCTACGATGTGGGCGGTGGCGGTTACCTGCTGACTGACGTTGTACCGTATGAAACCCTTAAACATAAGGTAGAATATCATTTGGATATAGCCAGATATCTTGGCGCTGATGTAAACTCCGTGGATTGGGCTATATATCCTACCGATGTGGAAAAAGAAAGGGTCGCCAAAATACTAAAAGATGATAAAATTACAGCGCCGTTTGTTGTGCTTCATCCCGGAGCCCGCATTCCGCTTAAAAGGTGGTTTACAGAAAAGTATGCAATGTTATATGATAAACTTATTGATAGATTTAATATTCATCCGGTAATTGCAGCATCAAAGGATGATGCAACGCTGGTAGGGGAGATAGTTTCTCAGATGACGCATAAAGTCGCAAACCTGACAGGACGCCTCAATATCAGAGAGTTTGCATGGGTACTAAAACAATCTCAGCTCTTTATCTGTAACGACAGCGCTCCACTTCATGTGGCATCGGCTATGAAACTACCCACAGTAGCCATATTTGGCCCCTCAAAAAGCATTGAAACCGGTCCATACGGAAACATTCACCGTGTGGTTGAAAAAACTGAGTTTCAGTGTCGCTTTAGCTGTGATGAGAGCTCCTGTCACATTAGTCAATACCATGCCTGTATGAAAAGCATTACAGTGGATGATGTGGTAACTGAAGTGGAAAGTCTCTTAAACGAACTAAATGCGGAGCAGCGAAATGTTTAA
- a CDS encoding nucleoside:proton symporter, translated as MNIIRGLIGIITLLLFSWIISENRKAIKLKPVISGILLQILLVVLMLKVQIFKDIFLFLNKAVAVLEKSTQAGTSLVFGYIGGGKVPFEEIIPGGSYVLAFQSLPMVLIVSALSSLLFYWRILPYVVRGFSYTLQKTMGVGGAVGLSTSANIFLGMVESPLFVKPYLRQMSRGELFAVMSTGMAGIAGTVMILYASILGSVIPDVLGQILLASVVSAIASLVFSFIMVPPVGEPTSGDITVPQTARSSLDAVVKGTEEGIGLLINIVATLVVFVALVHLANYGLSMLGVFYGGPLTLQRVLGLIMSPFVWAIGIPWSEAQVAGSLMGTKTVLNEFVAYIDMSKLPPGTLCQRSNMIMLYTLCGFANLGSLGILIAGLSSMVPEKKDEIISLGFKSIISGTLSSSMTGAIIGMFY; from the coding sequence ATGAACATTATTAGAGGACTTATTGGGATTATAACGCTTCTTCTTTTTTCCTGGATTATTAGCGAAAACAGGAAAGCGATAAAGCTAAAACCTGTGATTTCTGGTATACTTCTACAGATATTGCTTGTAGTTTTGATGTTGAAAGTACAAATTTTCAAAGATATTTTTCTATTTTTGAATAAAGCTGTGGCAGTTTTAGAGAAATCAACTCAAGCTGGGACGTCTCTTGTTTTTGGCTATATAGGCGGAGGGAAAGTCCCCTTTGAGGAGATTATTCCTGGCGGCTCCTATGTGTTGGCCTTTCAATCGTTACCGATGGTGTTAATCGTAAGCGCTCTATCGTCTTTGCTATTTTACTGGCGGATATTACCATACGTAGTGCGGGGGTTTTCTTATACTCTTCAGAAAACTATGGGGGTTGGGGGGGCAGTGGGGTTAAGCACATCGGCAAATATTTTCCTTGGTATGGTGGAGTCACCGCTTTTTGTCAAACCGTACCTCAGACAGATGTCACGGGGCGAGCTGTTTGCGGTTATGTCAACAGGCATGGCAGGCATTGCCGGTACGGTTATGATTTTGTATGCGAGCATTTTAGGTTCTGTAATTCCAGATGTTCTTGGACAAATTCTTCTTGCCTCAGTAGTGAGCGCTATTGCGTCTCTGGTATTTTCCTTTATAATGGTGCCGCCGGTTGGTGAGCCGACATCAGGCGACATTACTGTCCCCCAGACTGCACGCAGCTCACTGGATGCTGTTGTTAAGGGCACGGAGGAGGGCATAGGTTTGTTAATAAACATAGTAGCTACGCTTGTTGTTTTTGTTGCACTTGTGCATCTTGCAAACTATGGGCTTTCTATGTTAGGCGTTTTTTATGGCGGACCGTTAACATTACAAAGGGTTTTAGGCCTAATAATGTCCCCTTTTGTATGGGCTATAGGGATACCGTGGTCAGAGGCACAAGTGGCTGGATCGCTTATGGGAACCAAAACGGTCTTAAATGAGTTTGTAGCCTACATAGACATGTCTAAATTGCCACCGGGGACACTTTGCCAAAGAAGCAACATGATAATGCTCTATACGTTGTGCGGCTTTGCCAACCTCGGAAGTCTCGGAATACTTATCGCCGGCCTTAGTTCGATGGTGCCTGAAAAAAAGGACGAAATTATCTCACTCGGTTTTAAGTCCATTATCTCAGGCACACTATCCTCCAGCATGACAGGCGCCATTATCGGTATGTTTTATTAG
- the rfaE1 gene encoding D-glycero-beta-D-manno-heptose-7-phosphate kinase encodes MSFKNILEKFKDRHILVIGDIILDHYVWGKVERISPEAPVPVVDVERESYLLGGAGNVAHNVVSLGASVTVSGVAGDDYNEAVLSSLFKERGIRTEGIYRDERPTTTKSRVIAHGQQVVRFDKESRAAIGKSALKHITEYVGDNLDKFDAIIISDYKKGVITQGFIKFLVDKTVGDHKFISADPKVGHFQYYHGLSMITPNKKEAQEGSGVAIEDKQSLERAGKKLLKTLNLNSVLITRGDEGMSLFYETQVHHIPTVAKAVYDVTGAGDTVISAFTLAYVSGASLVESAVIANHAAGIVVGFVGTAVTTVDALLHSLNDTEN; translated from the coding sequence ATGTCTTTTAAAAACATATTGGAAAAATTTAAAGACAGGCACATTCTGGTCATAGGGGATATAATACTTGACCACTATGTGTGGGGCAAGGTGGAGAGGATCTCACCGGAGGCCCCTGTGCCGGTTGTCGATGTGGAGAGGGAAAGCTATCTGCTAGGTGGGGCCGGTAATGTGGCTCACAATGTGGTTTCACTGGGAGCATCCGTAACAGTATCAGGGGTGGCAGGCGATGATTACAACGAGGCAGTTTTATCATCTCTGTTTAAAGAGCGCGGGATACGCACCGAGGGCATATACCGCGATGAGAGGCCTACAACCACAAAATCCCGCGTCATAGCACACGGCCAGCAGGTGGTACGTTTTGACAAAGAGAGCAGGGCCGCCATAGGCAAATCAGCCCTGAAACACATAACAGAGTATGTTGGTGATAATTTAGATAAATTTGACGCTATTATTATTTCAGATTACAAAAAAGGTGTAATAACTCAGGGTTTTATTAAGTTTCTTGTAGATAAGACCGTAGGTGACCATAAATTTATATCTGCTGACCCAAAAGTAGGCCACTTTCAATACTATCATGGGCTTTCCATGATAACCCCTAATAAAAAGGAGGCGCAGGAGGGTTCAGGGGTTGCCATAGAAGACAAACAATCGCTGGAGCGAGCCGGTAAAAAACTCCTTAAAACCCTGAACCTTAACAGCGTGCTGATAACCAGAGGGGATGAGGGGATGAGTCTTTTTTATGAAACGCAGGTTCATCATATTCCTACAGTAGCAAAAGCCGTTTATGACGTCACTGGCGCCGGAGACACGGTAATATCGGCATTTACACTTGCGTATGTATCAGGCGCCTCTTTAGTGGAAAGCGCTGTGATAGCAAATCATGCCGCAGGCATTGTTGTAGGCTTCGTTGGTACTGCAGTAACCACTGTTGATGCCTTGCTGCATTCACTAAACGATACAGAGAATTAA
- a CDS encoding formylglycine-generating enzyme family protein translates to MRKIVTILVCTAIVLTAVLVLKNNAYGETFTDSVTSMEFVKIGDGLYMGKYEVTNAQYRKFKPDHNSRAVDGMSLNGDNQPVVYVSFEEAEDFAKWLSHKTGMSFRLPASKEWESACRAGTDNDKYWQKPEDACRYANLLDITHRDKLIKENLRGDSTNIKCEDGFVVTAPVGSKEPNKFGLYDMLGNVSEWTATTSGDMRIVRGGSWHSNSDLADCYRFNTSFPNTWDGDLGFRLVYEKKQ, encoded by the coding sequence ATGAGAAAGATAGTAACCATTCTGGTGTGTACGGCTATTGTGCTTACAGCCGTATTAGTACTAAAAAACAACGCATATGGTGAAACGTTTACAGACAGTGTTACGTCAATGGAATTTGTTAAAATAGGCGACGGCTTGTATATGGGCAAATATGAAGTTACAAATGCTCAGTATAGAAAATTCAAGCCCGACCACAACAGCAGAGCGGTTGACGGAATGTCTTTAAACGGGGATAACCAGCCTGTGGTATATGTGTCTTTTGAGGAGGCTGAGGACTTTGCAAAGTGGTTGTCACATAAGACAGGGATGAGCTTTAGACTACCTGCGAGCAAGGAGTGGGAGAGTGCCTGCAGGGCTGGTACAGATAATGACAAATACTGGCAAAAACCTGAAGATGCCTGTCGTTATGCTAATCTTTTAGATATAACGCATAGAGATAAATTGATAAAAGAAAATCTTAGGGGAGACTCTACTAATATTAAATGTGAGGATGGTTTTGTAGTAACGGCTCCAGTAGGCAGTAAAGAGCCAAACAAGTTTGGATTGTATGATATGTTGGGAAATGTGTCGGAGTGGACGGCTACTACCTCTGGTGACATGCGTATTGTACGTGGAGGCAGTTGGCACTCTAACTCTGACTTAGCAGACTGTTATAGATTTAATACATCTTTTCCCAACACATGGGATGGTGATTTAGGTTTTCGTCTTGTCTATGAAAAGAAGCAGTAA
- a CDS encoding hydrogenase iron-sulfur subunit codes for MKELTKPAAPLKAFHRVSDAMSSVFSLKLNPLHYLGAIAIFLLVVDTISGIYLYLFYNIDPRFCFSSVEGITASFLGNLMRGLHRYTSAALIFTTVVHTMHVLVTDRFRTFRWVAWITGVLALLIFLTIGISGYILVWDAKAQLIGVLTGKFLSYLPVFGDSMMSTFFGIDVKMLGGLFRMLLYFHVALTIGIVFVLWIHVMRNARPKLVPPKFLWITLLINMLVLSYVLKAKSDVGASLSSIPFEIHMDWAYFFIYPLLNIMPISTMWLVISGGLLLLIIFPWLIKGKKVFPAVIDRERCTGCERCYIDCPYEAVTMSRIEGGKKKAVVNESKCAACGICVGACSFKSITLEDYPWAEVLDTVKTMMPKIVAFRCKFTAEIPQKDGVMAFDVPCIGSVHVNHAKDILASGVKGVFMVGCEEGDCNYREGCKWMVQRYEKNRKPSLSKDVDVSAIRVFETTSIENITKELEKFISDIDSNLKTDKLVIIGRKKLNYVLATIILLILVAVLYPLTNDLKAFYPEDKAVIILTFKYRSTSSVASERSPIKVELLENNKPIYSKVYYARGIRRDSSVFVYDEILVVPKQAALSFRMEETLFPDKKSELDIDKNLKPKDSVIISYDEKAKNFLYLK; via the coding sequence ATGAAAGAACTTACTAAACCAGCAGCGCCATTAAAGGCGTTTCACCGTGTTTCCGATGCCATGAGCAGCGTGTTTTCATTAAAACTTAATCCGCTTCACTACCTTGGCGCAATAGCCATTTTCCTGCTTGTTGTAGATACAATATCGGGAATATACCTGTACTTGTTTTACAATATAGACCCCAGATTTTGCTTTTCCTCGGTTGAGGGCATAACGGCGAGTTTTTTAGGCAATCTTATGAGAGGTCTTCACAGATACACCTCTGCTGCCCTGATATTTACCACTGTTGTACACACAATGCACGTGTTGGTCACGGATCGTTTCCGCACGTTTCGGTGGGTAGCGTGGATAACAGGTGTGCTGGCCCTGTTGATTTTTCTTACCATCGGAATATCGGGCTATATATTAGTGTGGGACGCTAAGGCACAGCTTATCGGCGTTCTTACGGGAAAGTTTCTGAGCTACTTACCGGTGTTTGGCGACTCTATGATGAGCACATTTTTTGGAATTGATGTGAAAATGCTTGGTGGATTATTCAGGATGCTGCTCTATTTTCACGTGGCACTGACTATAGGCATTGTGTTTGTGCTGTGGATTCATGTTATGAGAAATGCGCGTCCGAAGCTGGTTCCTCCTAAGTTTCTATGGATAACTCTTCTTATCAATATGTTGGTGCTGAGCTATGTGCTTAAAGCAAAGAGTGACGTAGGCGCAAGTCTTTCAAGCATTCCTTTTGAAATTCACATGGACTGGGCGTATTTTTTCATATATCCGCTCTTAAACATTATGCCGATATCTACGATGTGGCTTGTGATTTCCGGTGGACTTTTGCTTCTGATAATTTTCCCGTGGTTGATAAAAGGGAAAAAAGTTTTCCCTGCCGTAATAGACCGTGAAAGATGCACGGGGTGTGAGCGCTGCTACATAGACTGCCCCTATGAGGCCGTGACGATGAGCCGTATAGAGGGCGGCAAAAAGAAAGCTGTGGTAAATGAAAGCAAATGTGCAGCTTGTGGCATTTGTGTTGGCGCTTGCAGTTTTAAATCTATCACACTTGAGGATTATCCGTGGGCAGAGGTACTTGACACAGTTAAGACGATGATGCCAAAAATTGTAGCATTCAGGTGTAAATTTACGGCTGAAATTCCGCAAAAAGACGGTGTTATGGCGTTTGATGTTCCCTGCATTGGTTCGGTGCATGTTAATCACGCCAAAGATATTTTAGCCTCAGGCGTTAAGGGTGTTTTTATGGTTGGGTGCGAGGAGGGAGACTGCAACTACAGAGAGGGATGTAAGTGGATGGTACAGAGGTATGAAAAAAACAGAAAACCCTCGTTAAGCAAAGATGTGGATGTCTCAGCAATTCGGGTATTTGAGACAACCTCGATTGAAAATATCACAAAAGAACTCGAAAAGTTCATCTCGGATATTGATAGCAACCTTAAGACAGATAAACTGGTTATCATAGGACGCAAAAAGTTAAACTATGTTCTGGCAACGATAATACTACTTATACTCGTGGCAGTTCTTTATCCGCTTACAAACGATCTGAAGGCATTTTATCCAGAGGACAAAGCCGTAATTATTCTGACTTTCAAGTACAGATCAACCTCGTCAGTGGCCAGCGAACGCTCTCCAATTAAAGTGGAACTGCTTGAAAACAACAAACCAATATATTCAAAAGTGTACTATGCGCGTGGTATAAGGAGAGATTCCTCAGTGTTTGTTTATGACGAAATACTGGTTGTTCCCAAGCAGGCAGCACTTAGCTTTAGAATGGAGGAGACCCTGTTTCCCGACAAAAAGAGCGAGCTGGATATTGATAAAAACTTAAAGCCAAAAGACAGTGTTATTATCTCCTACGATGAAAAGGCTAAGAATTTTCTGTATCTTAAATAG